From the genome of Acropora palmata chromosome 8, jaAcrPala1.3, whole genome shotgun sequence:
AAGAACTGGGAGAGCGCTATCAAAGAACTCACCATCCATCTGATCGACCGCGCGAATGAATTGACAAATACTTTCTAATTTGTCAGTTGACGCTTTGAAAAATACAGAGGAAAGCCTGTTAAAAACGTGGAAAGGACATTTTGCGACTTGGTATATCAGCAGTGGATTTTTCAGCGCGGCCATGATTTCCGATAATTCGAAAGGCATTGGAACTTCCATCGTGTAGAGGGAGATGTTCTTCGCATCAGATGGTGGAATCAACTTAAACAGCACTGTTTCAAGGGCTCCGTTTATTAACATACTTGGGTAAGTTAATGAAGTTTTACAGACCTCCTTAACAAGCTTCAGTTTTTCTCTACTGGAAAGGGAATCTGAGCTTACTACATAGCATAGGGGTGTAGCCAATATTTCTAGAATCTGTTTCTTATCCTGTTGCCCGCAAGACTGGACTACTTTCACAGCACTTTCCCTAACTtgagaaaaaagttgtaaCATCTCTTCTGCTGATTTCAAATTTCCGGCGCTTACAAGGACTCGGAAACAACACCAAAGGTCAATTTCTTCGTCAAATGAGCCCGCACATATCAGTTTTGCAACTTCCAAAATCCTGATTTCTTGAACTTGAATCGATGAATTTAAATACTGACGGCTTTGCTGTTGATAAAACCGTCCACAGAAGTGCTTCTCTTCTTTCATTATATCAACATAAGCAGTATAAAAAAGGTCAAATAACTCATTAACTTCTTTACTGCGGCACTCCACGATTGACATCTCTAAAATCTGTATACTGTTCAAGAGACAATTGTCAGACTCCTTTGCCTTCAGCAGTATTTTAACTCTTCGGTCACCTGAAATCGGAACTGTGGTAACCAAATGCAACAAAACCCTTACTGGCTCCCAGACGCCATGCAACAAAACTCCCTTGCCTACACCACTTTCAATTACTTTGATCATTTCTCGATAAATCTGTATCCGAAAGGATGGAtccaatgaaatgtttttaaaaatgtcattgaTAATCCGATTAGTCAGATCCGAATCAAAAAGATTGACACTTCTGGTAACTTTGCGAATAATACGTTTCTTGGTGTCAAATGGTATGTTTTCACAAAGACTCAGTTGTTGGATGAAAAGTATTAGGACCCACCATTCATGAATAAAGATGTCACATCCGGTTTCTAGGGAGCAAATGAAGAGCCAAatcatttccttccttttctcCTCCGTCACATCTATAAAAGAACAACTATCGAAGAATATGAAAGTCCATAAGTTTTCAGACTCCCCAGCATCAGACGAGGCCCTTTGTATCATGACTAATACCTCTGGAAGTCTGTCAAACGTTGTTGGGAATAATTTGATCATGGCTGACAAGACATTATACCAAACCGAGATTAATGATTGTACAGAGGTAGGGAGCCATTCTAAATAATTCAAAACCCTTTCTACTCTCTCTTCCAAACAAAAACGGTCCTCGTCAGGTGGTACTTCGGGCAACAAATGCATCAAGCCCTTAAGGCTTTGGTACTCTTTATCACCCGAAAAGGTTCGCCGCCAAAATCTCAACACGTCACAGACCAATTTTCCGTCTGGAAGTGATACCAACACGTCATGCACTTTGTTGAAAGCATCTTTCTTTGATTCCGAATCTGAATTTTGCTGATGTGGGTGCAGCCGTTCCCTTTCGCCACAGAATTGATCAAGAACTTCTACAAAAACTTCATTTGTTATGTTCGTGCAGACAAAAAGCTTCAGAGATGTTACTAACAGGGAACGATGCTCAAGAAAGTGATTAAGACGACCAACGTATATATCCAACCGTTTCTCATCTGAAGGGAACTTCACTTCCTTGTCATCTATCTTGAATCTGTCCAAAATGCTCACAAAATCAAGACCACCTGAGTCCCCGGGCCCTAACACGTATAAACCCGAGAAGTGTTGATCTTTCCATTGCAAAGCTTTCGTCTTTGCCAAGACACTTGCAAAGCGATTGCTGACGCTGTCTACCTTTAGCAATCTGACCCAATTGGTAAAGCGAACATGCGATTTTACCATATCACCACGCAAAGACTGGCCTTGGATTGCATTTCCGACATCAGCGGAAGCAAACCCCACTGTTTGGGTAATGATCTCGGCTATGAAATCCCCATCTCGTCTCTTGTTAAAAATGGTGAAAAGCTCCTCAAAGAACTCCTTCGTCCTATTGATCTCCTTTGGGTAGTCATCACTGAAGCAGATACTTCCTTCCTGAAAACCCTGTACAAGCTGTAGTATCTGGGAAACAGTTGTGGTTGTAAGGCATTGCTTCGACTGCGAGGAAAAACAGAATTTTAAGATCCTGGCGTAGTAATCAAAAGCAACTCTTTTTGAAAGGTCAGTCACATAACAAAACGAAAGGCAGATTTCAAAGAGATTCCTTACTTCGGCATCATCTAAAAGTGCTGAAGAATCGtccaaatttcttttaaaaaaagcaaCACCATGCtcaaaaatttgaattatGTGGTAATCTTGCAAACACTGAACCCTTTTAAGAAACGTagctttctcttttttgcatGAGAAGGGAATTGTCTCTAATAGTGATCGAGCAATCTTCACATCATCGCGGCTTTCTTTTCCGATCAAAGCCTGTTTGGTATCGCTAGCAAACACCTCAGGCTGCTTAGGAACACTTGTCTCTTCATCCATGACTCCACAAGCACCTGCCAAGGAGTTCCACACACCGTGACAGTTCGTGAACAGTTGGTTCAACCTAACAGAGAGAAAGCTTCGTCAAGGTTGGTTATAGCCCTGGAATAGACTCACAGAACAGGGAATTCTGTATTCGCACGGACCACTCAGTAGCGTACTTCAAATCTGAAACATAGCTTTATTTGGAGGTTGCTCAAAGAACTGGGGCGAGGTTCAAAGTTAAACCAATCGACAATTTCACACCACCACAAGAAAGATGATGTAGAGATGGATCATTTGACCAAGTTTCATGCTTTTATGTTGAACAGAGATCATATATCTTTAAATTCTTGACAGCGTCCCCCAAAATCAAATAACCctcttttttttacaatttgtgATAATCATAAAAATGGGCAAACATAGTGATTTTCCCCTCAATTATTTCCAAATAGTCGGTGAATGACCGTTGTCACAAAACAgggaaatgaaattatttgagGGGACGCTGTCAAGAAATTAGAGACATTTGTATGGATTTTGAGCCATGTCTAAAGGTCCATAGCTTGATCTCTGTTCAACATAAAAGCATAAAACTTGGTCAAAGTAACCATCTCAACGTAATCTTTTATGTGGTCATGTCAAATTATCGATTGTGTAACATTTGAAACTCACCGCAGTTCCTTGCGCAACCTCGAAATGGCCTATAGTGATGATGCAATTCCTGGCGTTTCCTTCACCGTTTCGCAACAAAGTCACCGATCGATTGTTCCACGTTACGAGCACAACGCACGCCAGGATTAGAATGCCGTTCGTTACTGGTAAATCAGGACTAAACCAACGGACAGATAATATAGATTTAATCCGAtgatttaatgtcaaactacAAAATAAACGAGAAGAGCATGGCCATGACGTCATTCGCCCCTGAAGAATTTTGTTAGGGGGGCCAAATTGGTGTCCCCAGATTCACAGAAAATCTCGATTTCCTCCCAGTACCCTAGGAACGCGTTCTATCGAACGCAACAACAACCAAGAAAGAACGAAATCTTAGAATCGAAAGCTAAGCAACGTGCTACGTAATAGGACTAAGCGAAATCAAAACAGCTCAAGTAATCACAGTGACATAATCTGAATTGACGCGCAAAAAGACAAACTCAACATCTCACCAACTACTCGTCTATATATGTACTTGTAACAAGAATGAGTATAACGGATTTTGCGCACACAGTATTCACCGTAATCGCAACTAAATTGATCACAAGATCGCCACAACGTCTTCACAAGATCGCAATGAAATCTAAAAGGGGGCATATACGACAATTATTGAATTGCACGTGATTGCGGAacgaaatagaaaacaaacattgaGTTAATAATCAGCCGCAATTAAAGATGACTTACATTACTTGTGAATAGTTTTGAGTCATATCAGTGGTATGTGAATTGTTTTGAGTCAAGTAATCTGCTACTTCAGGTTGTATTGAGAGTACAAAGTCTCCCATCACACTTTTATTCAACCTCAACATCACTTGCAACGAGGAACACTAACAATAAGGTCATAGAGTAGCTCACCAACTCTACTACACAAGCACAAAAAAACAGCGAGCTTATCCTAACTTAAGAAATAACCCAAAAACAAATGCTAACTCTAATGTTATAATCATGTATTTTACATTGAGACTTGAGAGGACACTACATTTTCGAACTCACCTTCCACTAATGTtccccgggttcgattccctgACTCGGCGTTATAAGTGgtttgagtttgtttgttctcagtctctgctctgagaggtttttccccgggaactccggttttcccctctcctcaaaaatctacatttgatttgaattaatttcaaCTTACCGAGTCTCCAGTAAGTGCCTCAGCTATAGAGgacttgacacttaaataaatttcctttcctttgcTTGGTCAAAATTGCGCTTGCATCAGCAATCCTGAACATAAGCAAGGGAAATATCAAGATTTCAGGTCCACCTCTAAAATGACGAGGTTTATTCAGCGAAAATGACTTGGGAATTTTAGACTGGACATGCGTTTTCTTTCCAGAAATTTTGCCTTTAATggtttacaataaaaaaaaggcgAAAATGCGTGCTGGAAAAGAAAACCCGCaggaaaaattttcattttcaatctATTGTTTGTCCTTTAATACTTCCGTCTTCCTCCCTCAACCACGGTTTCTTTCATAAAACATAATATCAaataaatcaatttatttcaaGGTTGAATACAGTTGACGCTCAGGAGACGCCAGTGGGattaaaaactgaattttgGGCAAAACTCTAGGGTCAATTTGAAgcgaaagagaaaaaataaaaccctCTAGCCAGTCAGTTTCTATGCTCACCTTTCACATTTTTCATAAGTAGAACCAACTCTTAAAACATGGAAGGTTGTAACCAACATGATATTTGATTCGAATTTCTGCTAAGGAATCCCTTTTTATGAGTGAAAGAATTGAGCTGACTCACCAGGCCTGAAAAGTGCCGCGtcatcaactttttttctcttcgaCGACCGTGCTGGCTATTTGTTATTTCAACGTTGCTTTCTCGCAACCCAATAGTTTCATGTGTTCAAGTGCTCTAAAAGTTTGAAATGCAATGTTTGCTTATGTGCaggaataaaaattgacaGGTTTCGGAGCGACAACGACAAGAAGGCACATAGCTTCGATACGCCCCACTTTCAATCGACTCTGCGTCGGATTTTAGGAGTATTtcccattttttgtttctttacatCTTCTGAATATAAAGCTATTTACGCTTTTGACCAATTTATGgaaaaaactaattttaaagAGTGCTTATTAGGTGTTATTCCAACTTACCTCTGTGTCGCTTCGGCTAAATCACCCAACTGAAAAGATACCTCGTAAGCATTTTCATTTCCGCGTAAATAAGGCGAAATTTTCTTGGAAGACTTACGTTTATACGTTGTATATGATACcctataattttctttgctgacAAAAGAGCGTGGTTGCTTAGCCCGAGGACGcgtgtaaatggaaaattttcataaaagaaCCGAGAATTGAATTCATGGCTTTTTCGAACGATCAGAGACAATTCGTACACTTCTTTGTCTCCTCCTGTTGAAAAAAACgataagaaggaaaaaaatggacGATGTGACTAGGTTGTTTGGTTTAAGTTTCTGTATGCTACTGGGATGTTATGTCGCCGGCGCCATTCCATTGGCATTCACTATGTCCGAGGTGAGAATGCAAGTAAAGGTTTTTTGGCGTTATAAATGCTCTCGTTTCTTCTAATCAGTCTTAAGGCTCTGACCGATCAAGTCCATGTTAATATTTTATTCGACGATATCTTGCTTGATGATACATCGCTCCGTGCCATTATCGCGAAGAATTTACCCcccaagttttgttttaaggCAGACGTCTCAGTGATGTTGATCACCAATGAGTAGAATGAATGTTGGATTGGATTGAAAGCATTAAACGGTATCTTATCATCAGTTGATTCTGAATGTCTTTTCAATTAGGAATTTATCTCAACTTCAACAGCATGGTTTCCAGttattatgttattattaGGCAAATTTGTTGTATACGTATACATGGCcactcatttccatatcattgaatgAAGATAAAAGCTACCATTGTTGTCTTTCCTGTTATACAAAAACTCTtgactaattttcatatgctGGCCTTGTATGGCCCTGAATCCTCTGGTGGttctttttctgaaaaaatggTACATTCAATGAGTTggtaaaggtcaaattaccaataattatttattagctttgttatatttttgctGTGGTACACATACACCTGAATAGTGGTTTTAATTCGCTTCTCCGAAGACATGTAGTGCCCATAAATTATGTGACTGCATTATAAAACTGCTGCAGTAGTAGACTAGTCTGTAGTAATGTAGTAGAGTGAGCTCCGTTCAAAGCAACTGACCCTGCGATCCTTACTGGAGTTCCATGTTGACTTCTTTGGCACTGTGGTAGCAATACATTAATGTTACAATTTatcatttattattgttaaattgttatgtgcaggggtttcaataataGCCGGGTAGCGGGTGGATCTACCCGCTTGTAACAAGCTGACTACCTGCTTGTAGCTACATACAAACTTCAAGTAAGACTTTTAGCTACGAATTATTTTCCCAAATTTATTGAAACACCTGTATGTGTATCGaaatcttttttcttaataGAAGCGGTTGAGAATGATCAGTATACTGGGTGCTGGTCTCCTGGTTGGAACAGCTCTAGCAGTAATAATCCCCGAAGGTGTGCATGCGTTATATGAGTCAGAGGATCATGGTAAGACTGCTTTCTGAAAGTTTATTGCTGCGAGCACCGGTGGGCAGCTTAGTAGCTTACGTTACTGTTGTATTAGTTTCCATCTTCTGCTTGTGTAACAGACCTTttcttattattgttaaatttgacGATTGGCAATTTTTAATTCCTGTGAACATTGACCTACTAGAATATAGTGatcatttctattttttaataaataaactcCTTTCCCAATTAAGAGTAATTGATTCTATTCTCACAGCACTTCACCTTTAGaaattgttattaataatatataagtGAATTCTTACAGTAATTGCTTTGATTGTTCATGTTAGAAACTTCTGAAATTATCCTTTATGcaagctttcttttttgtcccCTTTTAAAATTAGATGGAAACATTTATACATTCTTAACAAAGaagacaatattattattgttctagTTTCACTCTAATTTAAACATGAAACAATCTCATGTATAGAGTTGGTCAATGgcagggctcgaaattgcGACCGATACggtcgccaatgcgactacAACTTTTAACTTGGCGACTAAGAATTCGAGTTTAGTGGCTACTTTGGTGACTATGTTCCTTTGATTAATGAAAGTGTTCAACTACGGAGTTTCTCTGCAAGCAGAAAATCCTGGAATCACGAATTTTTCCTGCGAAAACCAGCATAAATACGACCAGTGCATTTACATTGAGAAGAGGAGGTCTGGTACTAAATGGCTATCCGCCATGTTTGATACGTTCGCATGGTATAATTTTTCGCATGCCATGTGACAAATGCAGTACCCTGTAATGTTCTTATTACTTTGTTCGCTTACTGCATAACATGAGGTTGTCGTGCAGAAGTCTTCCGgagttttttctttcgtgttttcatgttttaagTCCTTCCATATTGAGTATTTCGGTCTGTCCCACAACCGCAGAAACAATCTACCGGAAGCCGAAAAACGATACTAATTAAATGAGGCTCTAATTTGAGTTTCTGTTCTTGTACTATCTGGCGactgcatttttgcatttggcgaccattttttctttgataatcGCCAAAGGACGActtagaaatttttttaagttcgAGCCCTGGTCAATGGTGATATTCATGCATATTTAAgatcaaaatcaaattcaacctaatctttttctatttttttcttagacCATGGTTCTCACATCCATAAATCGCCTGATGCTGGAGAGAAATTACATGCACAATCTGATTCCTCTGAGGAGCACTTAAATATTGGAATTCTAAAACACCACGTGTCAAAAGTTGAGCCTGATGTATTTATTGGTCTCTCGTTATGCTGTGGTTTTGTCTTCATGTTGTTAATTGATCACATCAGTGGCGGCCATACTCATGGACCTTCTGGAACAGGTagacaattgaaggggtgtgtggaagaaggccttaagtgacttttgatgcaaagtcaaattctcctagtcattcacaactgaatacaaggaaatttggaaggagaatctggtaatttatcagaagtcacttaaggcttttctccaggcacccctgcaattgaaAGCAcatagtttctaaagaaactctgGTTCATGTTGGGAGGGGAGTAGTAACTGAAATTGGTATTATCAGCAGGGTTCATAGTGTAAGTTGCCCAGGtataaaaatttatttatttagctttGCCAATTTCTGGCAGGAGTACGGCAACATCATGAGCAGACTACTGCAGTCCCATGGTaaatcccccccccccccccacatgAGATATGAAGGCCAGGCCACAACACTGTTTTCGAACAGTGGTTGGGCTCTTTGTGTCCTGGAGAGTTTTAAACACTGAAGAGTTATGAGAAGGGGCCTACACTTTATGGTCCTTGTCTGAAAAGACTAGAAATTCAAATCTTTAGCAGatttaattacaaaggtagcactttctactcagttattttaagacgtTGGTGTTGGTCTGGCCAGGGTTCAAAACCCTGACCTCCCACTCAGTGGTCCGATTTTCAACCAATAATAATCCAACGGGTCGGTGGTTGCTCAGGATTGAAACTAATGATACATGCTCGCCAATTTCAAAATGCTAAGCTTaatgttacaataattattgtgcatTTTATACCTGTCAAgtttttgttgtgttggtgTTTTTTCCCAACCCATAATTTCACAAATTACTTTATATGGAAATGAGTACACATGCATTTGTGAGGGATTTAAGCTATTTCCATGAGATTGGGCTCCTGTGAGTAATTAGTAGCTCTGTTGTAATAATTCTTTCTTTATGTCAATCTTAAGAAGGACACATAAATTGACCAGCAAATTTTAAACTAAACTACCATTGTAACAAAAACTTTCCCTGATGCTTAAGTTAAAAATTTGCTACTAACTaactgttttggttttgtgacCAAAATTTTGCCTCTACCTGCTTAAGATACagatttttaattatttcttgaaaCTGAGAATCTTTGAAAATGGTTTAAGGAGTGACATGTCTTTATGGAAGCTgacgttcaagtttttatgAAGTTGTGAAAATTGATCATTATTACTGTAAACCAACCAAAAGCATTTTTCTCCAATAATTGaactcaaaaattgaaaacaaaaaattaataactgcATCAAGCTTAGTGGGAGGTGGGTGCCTGGGATGTCCAAGGGCCTCCACTGTGATCAGCCAGCCCCTAGACAGTAAAATGCTCCCATGGCTAGCAATCCCTGCAAcacagccatgagcccccacatAAGGACATCGAGGCACCTGTCAAACTGTGATAACAgtggaaagagagaaaaaaaaggaggttAGTAGGAAGGaagcagaaaaataagaaaagcactaacattgaaaaacaacttatgtaaagaaaaaacaaaggctGCACAGCGCTCTTGCCAACGTGGTTCCAAATAGCTGCTACACTGAGACCGCATGACCTAAGTGAGCCTGTGCACGTATGCATGAGACCGCCGACCACTAAGCAAACCATGCCATCATGAGCCCAGATGCATAGGAAAACCAGCAACTGTATGTTGTTAACAAGGTTAAACTGCATTTAACCACATCAAAAGACCAAACATTGAACCTAAATACAGCTGATTCCTTTAGAGAATGTATTACCGGTATATTGTAAAATTTAAGATGTCAACGTAGCGTCTCCCATTGATTACTGCAGATCCAGAAAGTaatggaaaacaaagacacGGTAAAATAACAGCTACTGTTGGCCTGGTTGTCCATGCAGCAggtaagaaaaataagaaatgtaAACAAGCTTGACAATGATATAGTTTTTTTGGTCCTAAATTCCACTTTTCCTCTCATATACCTGTATCATGTGAGTTATTTTTCACGTGTTGTGATaatgtttttctcagtggtggaaatccctataaagcactccagttcgtaaaataaaatattttatgacacatctg
Proteins encoded in this window:
- the LOC141888759 gene encoding zinc transporter ZIP9-like isoform X1, translated to MDDVTRLFGLSFCMLLGCYVAGAIPLAFTMSEKRLRMISILGAGLLVGTALAVIIPEGVHALYESEDHDHGSHIHKSPDAGEKLHAQSDSSEEHLNIGILKHHVSKVEPDVFIGLSLCCGFVFMLLIDHISGGHTHGPSGTDPESNGKQRHGKITATVGLVVHAAADGVALGAAVSTSKTEVEVIVFVAIMLHKAPAAFGLSTFLLHEGLVRNRIRKHLLVFAAAAPVMALVTYFGLSQSSKEVLSSVKGTGIAMLFSAGTFLYVATVHVLPELMSMGSQCESGTEQGLQRTELFLMVFGIVSPLLLSQTHNHGH